A genomic region of Pyrus communis chromosome 14, drPyrComm1.1, whole genome shotgun sequence contains the following coding sequences:
- the LOC137715821 gene encoding mitogen-activated protein kinase kinase kinase 18-like: MGKMNSNTQHSHDTVSWVRGKCIGRGSFGTVSIGVSKSDGHVFAVKSVDQAACLPGQLEALENEIRILRSLSSPHVVSYLRDDVSCESATSFRNLHLELLPGGTAVDADVDETTLRSRVWCVVSALKHVHSKGIVHCDVKGRNVLVGPAINQAKLADFGSAIVSSDDMWTSRITPRGSPLWMASEVINGEYQGPESDIWSLGCTIIEMVTGRPAWEDRGMETLARIGLSGELPRFPTQLSETGRDFLSKCLSRDPKERWSCDQLLQHPFLASASLNAVADSSPRSVLDWVNSEFGDQNDDVYEEDEQEYELSARNRISKLATEAGANWESDGWTVVREYSGSANSCEEEGTSEEYCNCVGVELELDNLSGGGSVERGVNYSGWCTVGASGSKRGYLAVERVRVGKTSRQSLCNLCGSKLLLLFLYFIRIFKNKLRILFICYIVYVSLSWHGDMHVMIEQSLIVVKLIMLNESKI, encoded by the coding sequence ATGGGAAAAATGAACTCAAACACTCAACATTCTCACGACACGGTTTCTTGGGTACGAGGAAAATGCATAGGAAGAGGGTCGTTCGGCACCGTCAGCATCGGGGTCAGCAAATCGGACGGTCATGTCTTCGCCGTCAAGTCGGTCGATCAAGCCGCGTGTCTTCCCGGCCAGCTGGAGGCGCTGGAGAACGAAATTCGAATTCTCCGGTCACTCTCCTCGCCGCACGTCGTGAGTTACCTCCGCGACGACGTTTCGTGCGAATCTGCGACGTCGTTTCGTAATCTCCACTTGGAGTTGTTGCCAGGTGGCACCGCGGTGGACGCCGACGTGGACGAAACGACGCTGCGGTCCCGCGTTTGGTGCGTCGTTTCGGCGCTGAAGCACGTTCACTCCAAGGGCATTGTCCACTGCGACGTCAAGGGGAGAAATGTCCTGGTGGGCCCCGCGATTAACCAAGCCAAGCTCGCCGATTTCGGGTCGGCGATTGTCTCGTCGGATGACATGTGGACGAGTAGGATCACGCCGCGAGGAAGTCCGCTTTGGATGGCGTCGGAGGTCATTAACGGGGAATATCAGGGGCCGGAGTCCGACATATGGTCGTTGGGCTGCACGATTATCGAGATGGTGACCGGAAGGCCCGCTTGGGAGGATCGCGGGATGGAGACGCTGGCTCGGATCGGGTTGTCGGGTGAATTGCCCCGTTTCCCGACCCAGTTGTCCGAAACGGGCCGCGATTTTCTCAGCAAGTGTCTGAGTAGGGACCCGAAGGAGCGGTGGAGCTGCGATCAGCTGCTGCAGCACCCATTTCTGGCTTCCGCGTCGCTTAATGCAGTCGCCGATTCGTCGCCACGGTCCGTGCTCGACTGGGTTAACTCCGAGTTCGGTGATCAAAACGACGACGTCTATGAAGAGGACGAGCAGGAGTATGAGCTTTCTGCCAGGAACCGGATTAGTAAATTGGCGACGGAGGCAGGGGCGAATTGGGAATCGGACGGATGGACGGTGGTGAGGGAATATTCAGGTAGCGCGAACTCTTGTGAGGAAGAAGGGACGAGTGAGGAATATTGTAATTGTGTAGGGGTAGAATTGGAATTAGATAACTTAAGTGGCGGTGGTTCAGTGGAGCGAGGTGTTAACTACAGTGGGTGGTGCACGGTTGGCGCCAGCGGTTCGAAAAGGGGATATTTGGCGGTGGAAAGGGTACGAGTTGGAAAAACGTCACGTCAAAGCTTGTGTAATTTGTGCGGAagcaaattattattattatttttatattttattcggATATTCAAGAATAAATTACGAATtctatttatttgttatattgTTTATGTTTCATTATCTTGGCATGGAGATATGCATGTGATGATTGAACAAAGTCTAATCGTTGTTAAACTTATTATGTTAAACGAATCAAAAATTTGA